The following proteins come from a genomic window of Drosophila sulfurigaster albostrigata strain 15112-1811.04 chromosome X, ASM2355843v2, whole genome shotgun sequence:
- the LOC133847734 gene encoding uncharacterized protein LOC133847734 isoform X2 produces MYNESQREQTRANDAAQIRSQQCEPTDDNWRRNITFASNENEFRGPLAHNLATMPLEQLSDMTPPNWETTTMTTTADASTTQPNSYVDSLYQEIVNRFDELRRCIARGDNQQQQLPHDACDVCTTQQNGTQRTVRKVTTLRDQCGNVTGHLEETSTVSNGRTESPGEQLADISMPTFHEDNSTIPTLQQQQHLSGECIANTSAPGAMLLDSTMTGRVNQTVGNILAPSFGTNVCLENVGQGMQTMRQQQQQLPVNCLPNECLDNVTAPSSCECLEDVTAPSSLGHSRLASRRHQQRSQNICDVTAPSFAGSTRGATRLEDLSMPSFGGISGAARARSPSRQQRENICDITAPSFGNESIGDATMTTECLQDISMPTFGQVSGASRTRSPRRQQRSGRPAVMTNECLDNVTMPSFGGVSGSSRRQQTMPSECLENITQPSFGRSQSVANFLDMPSSYVNSRGAALSNEYLDNVTMPSFGGVSGSSRRHQTMPSECLEDMTQPSLGVSRRLAITNECLDNITMPSLNEVSGSLNRQQTMPSECLENITQPSFGSSRAVVDFLDMPSSGNSRAAAMTNECLDNVTMPSFGGVSGSSRRQQTMPSECLENITQPSFGRSQSVANFLDMPSSYVNSRGAALTNECLDNVTMPSFGGVSGSSRRHQTMPSECLEDMTQPSLGVSRRLAITNECLDNITMPSLNEVSGSLNRQQTMPSECLENITQPSFGSSRAVVDFLDMPSSGNSRAAAMTNECLDNVTMPSFGGVSGSSRRQRTMPSECLENITQPSFESSRGVDHFLDVPSTYGNSRGAALTNECSDNVTMPSFGGVSGSLRRQRTMPSECLENITQPSFGSSRAAAITNECLDNITMPSFNEVSSSLRRQQTMPSECLADVTQPSYGNSRSLAITSECLDNMTMPSFGGVSGSSRRQQTLPLEYLDNVTQPTFDDSRRQQQMYNQSRTGGRRQRTQNICDGTAPSFGSSSRGLDDFGGVSSASRTRSSRRRQRSAAPAFHSTGRGQLTNECLDNVTMPSFGGVSAASRRQQSLPSAWLNDVSQPSFGSSSLHGQTTRRQQQNMSNMRSMRTQECLDDMTMPSFGGISGISSRRMPSECLADVSAPSSFGGRSRSARRSPYHGEYFGNSTINPCLEDVSMPSFGGVSGASQARSPRRQQRSGRSAVMTNECLDNVTMPSFGGVSGSSRRQQTMPSECLENITQPSFGSSRSVDNFLDISTSYGNSRGAALTNEFLDNVTMPSFGGVSGSSRRHQTMPSECLEDITQPSFGESGRLALTNECLDNITMPSLGVSLRRQQTMPSECLENVTQPSFGSSRAAVGFAEMPPAYGNSRATVMPSECLDNVTMPSFGDSLRRQQTMPSECLENITQPSFGTSRAAALTSECLDNVTMPSFGGVSGSLRRQRTMPSECLENITQPSFGSSRAAALTNECLDNITMPSFNEVSASLRRQQTMPSECLENITQPSFIDGRSRVMTNECLDNMTAPSFGGVSGVSRRQQLLPSECLENVTQPSFDDMSYYVNDNADASVALGRRQTSRRQQRSQNICDVTAPSFASSTRGATRLEDLSMPSFGGISGASRVRSPSRRQRENICDITAPSFAPESVAMPSYAGRSQSQGATRRHMRDLCSEYLEDMTMPSYAMSQNTPQLWDITPPEWDYNSYASYSRRPRSVDDGNVMRSLQVSGFECLDDVTMPTMRRTRSFPCVPNSQQRLGNDNESTMNVLHFSYQSRQPIDADASYPSELLGNVSAPTYASNLSRPQRSDRSNMQNEKPTMLDSTSNQRPRNNFARSTAIGEEVATADSNEEPCQCPASQVDQTSSQIRQNASEKQASNQSIAKQEDGSAAKKEVTIIASVTSMTRIYMKKNDDSNYQNINDISMPSEYQSGANKTMFITNISEPSFTNLSATNPNYNATAQTSTTLPTPQPVRDNPNNARKCVANNRVEARPKCCCSNNCRRYRKSRQSTMKTRHNPDFK; encoded by the exons ATGTACAATGAGTCGCAACGAGAGCAAACGAGAGCAAATGATGCGGCACAGATTCGATCACAACAATGTGAACCAACTGACGACAATTGGCGAAGGAACATAACAT TTGCcagcaatgaaaatgaattccGTGGCCCATTGGCACACAATTTGGCCACAATGCCGCTGGAGCAATTGTCGGATATGACGCCCCCAAATTGGgaaacgacgacgatgacgacgacagcTGATGCATCGACGACGCAACCCAATTCGTATGTGGACAGTTTGTATCAGGAGATTGTGAATCGTTTCGATGAGCTGCGTCGATGCATTGCACGTGGCGataatcaacagcaacagctgccacaCGATGCCTGCGATGTGTGCACCACGCAGCAG AATGGAACACAGAGAACGGTGCGTAAGGTGACAACGTTGCGGGATCAATGTGGAAATGTCACCGGTCACCTCGAGGAGACGAGCACCGTGTCGAATGGTCGAACAGAGTCGCCTGGTGAGCAGCTCGCTGATATTTCAATGCCAACGTTTCACGAGGATAATTCAACGATTCCAaccctacaacaacaacaacatctgtCTGGTGAATGCATTGCGAATACAAGTGCACCGGGGGCAATGCTGTTGGACTCAACGATGACGGGCAGAGTTAATCAGACTGTGGGCAACATTCTGGCACCGTCGTTTGGCACCAATGTCTGTCTCGAGAATGTCGGCCAAGGCATGCAAACGatgcgacagcaacagcaacaactgccgGTAAACTGTTTGCCCAATGAGTGCCTGGATAATGTGACAGCGCCCTCGTCCTGCGAGTGCCTGGAGGATGTCACGGCGCCTTCGTCGTTGGGTCACAGCCGATTAGCGTCAAGACGACACCAACAGAGATCACAGAATATCTGCGATGTAACAGCTCCTTCCTTCGCCGGTTCAACTCGCGGAGCAACGCGTCTGGAGGACCTGAGCATGCCCAGTTTTGGCGGCATCTCGGGCGCTGCCAGAGCCCGTTCGCCAAGTCGCCAACAACGTGAGAATATCTGCGATATAACAGCGCCTTCGTTTGGAAATGAATCTATAGGCGATGCAACAATGACCACCGAATGCCTGCAGGACATCAGTATGCCGACATTTGGACAAGTCTCGGGCGCATCGAGAACCAGATCTCCGCGACGTCAACAGCGATCTGGACGCCCTGCTGTTATGACTAATGAATGCTTGGATAATGTGACTATGCCTTCCTTTGGTGGTGTTTCGGGTTCATCGAGGCGACAGCAAACTATGCCCTCGGAATGCCTGGAAAACATTACGCAACCTTCATTCGGGAGGAGTCAAAGTGTAGCCAATTTCTTAGATATGCCTTCTTCTTATGTAAATAGTCGAGGTGCAGCTCTTTCTAATGAGTACTTGGACAATGTGACTATGCCTTCGTTTGGTGGTGTTTCGGGTTCATCAAGGCGTCATCAAACAATGCCATCGGAATGTCTGGAGGACATGACGCAACCTTCCCTTGGAGTAAGTCGAAGATTAGCTATTACCAACGAGTGCTTAGACAACATAACGATGCCTTCCTTGAATGAAGTCTCCGGATCTTTAAATCGTCAGCAAACTATGCCTTCGGAGTGCCTGGAGAACATAACACAACCTTCCTTCGGTAGTAGTCGAGCTGTAGTTGATTTTTTAGATATGCCTTCATCTGGAAATAGTCGAGCTGCGGCCATGACTAATGAATGCTTGGACAATGTGACAATGCCTTCCTTTGGTGGTGTTTCGGGTTCATCGAGGCGACAGCAAACTATGCCCTCGGAATGCCTGGAAAACATTACGCAACCTTCATTCGGGAGGAGTCAAAGTGTAGCCAATTTCTTAGATATGCCTTCTTCTTATGTAAATAGTCGAGGTGCAGCTCTTACTAATGAGTGCTTGGACAATGTGACAATGCCTTCGTTTGGTGGTGTTTCGGGTTCATCAAGGCGTCATCAAACAATGCCATCGGAATGTCTGGAGGACATGACGCAACCTTCCCTTGGAGTAAGTCGACGATTAGCTATAACCAACGAGTGCTTAGACAACATAACGATGCCTTCCTTGAATGAAGTCTCCGGATCTTTAAATCGTCAGCAAACTATGCCTTCGGAGTGCCTGGAGAACATAACACAACCTTCCTTCGGTAGTAGTCGAGCTGTAGTTGATTTTTTAGATATGCCTTCATCTGGAAATAGTCGAGCTGCGGCCATGACTAATGAATGCTTGGACAATGTGACTATGCCTTCCTTTGGTGGGGTTTCAGGTTCATCGAGGCGACAACGAACTATGCCTTCGGAATGTCTTGAGAACATAACGCAACCTTCATTCGAGAGTAGTCGAGGTGTAGATCATTTTTTAGATGTACCTTCGACTTATGGAAATAGTCGAGGTGCAGCTCTGACAAATGAATGCTCAGATAATGTGACGATGCCTTCCTTTGGTGGCGTCTCAGGTTCTTTGAGAAGACAACGAACTATGCCCTCGGAATGCCTAGAGAACATAACACAACCTTCATTCGGAAGTAGTCGAGCTGCTGCCATAACGAATGAGTGTTTAGACAACATTACGATGCCTTCTTTTAATGAAGTTTCCAGTTCTTTAAGACGCCAGCAAACCATGCCCTCAGAGTGCCTTGCGGACGTAACGCAACCTTCGTATGGAAATAGTCGATCGCTAGCTATAACCAGCGAGTGTCTGGATAACATGACGATGCCGTCGTTTGGCGGTGTTTCTGGCTCGTCACGCAGACAGCAAACATTGCCTCTGGAGTATTTGGATAATGTCACCCAACCAACGTTTGACGACAGccgacgacaacagcaaatgtACAATCAATCTCGGACAGGAGGACGACGACAAAGAACACAGAATATTTGCGATGGGACAGCTCCTTCCTTTGGCAGTTCAAGTCGCGGTCTGGATGACTTTGGCGGTGTTTCGAGTGCCTCACGCACAAGATCTTCGCGACGTCGCCAGCGTTCAGCGGCGCCAGCATTTCACAGTACCGGACGTGGACAGTTGACCAACGAGTGCCTGGACAACGTAACAATGCCCAGCTTTGGGGGCGTATCTGCTGCTTCGAGACGTCAGCAAAGCTTGCCCTCGGCGTGGTTGAATGATGTGTCACAACCCTCGTTTGGCAGCAGCTCGTTGCATGGTCAGACGACTCGGAGACAGCAGCAGAACATGTCGAACATGCGATCAATGCGGACTCAAGAGTGTTTGGATGATATGACAATGCCGTCGTTCGGCGGAATTTCTGGCATTTCGAGCAGACGCATGCCAAGTGAATGCTTGGCCGATGTGAGTGCCCCATCTTCGTTTGGGGGACGCAGCAGATCAGCGCGACGCTCGCCGTATCACGGAGAATACTTCGGGAATTCAACGATTAATCCATGCTTGGAGGATGTGAGCATGCCTTCGTTTGGCGGCGTCTCCGGAGCTTCGCAAGCTCGATCTCCACGACGCCAGCAGCGATCTGGACGCTCTGCGGTCATGACGAACGAGTGCTTGGATAATGTGACTATGCCTTCCTTTGGTGGCGTTTCAGGTTCATCGAGGCGACAGCAAACTATGCCCTCGGAATGCCTGGAAAACATTACTCAACCTTCATTCGGGAGTAGTCGAAGTGTAGACAATTTCTTGGATATATCTACGTCTTATGGAAATAGTCGAGGTGCAGCTCTTACTAATGAGTTCTTGGACAATGTGACAATGCCTTCGTTTGGTGGTGTTTCGGGTTCATCGAGACGTCATCAAACTATGCCTTCGGAATGCCTGGAGGACATAACGCAACCTTCATTTGGAGAAAGTGGAAGATTAGCTTTGACCAACGAGTGCTTAGACAACATTACGATGCCTTCTTTAGGTGTCTCTTTAAGACGTCAACAAACAATGCCCTCGGAGTGTCTTGAGAACGTAACGCAACCTTCATTCGGTAGTAGTCGAGCTGCGGTTGGTTTTGCCGAAATGCCTCCCGCTTATGGAAATAGTCGAGCTACAGTCATGCCGAGCGAATGCTTGGACAATGTGACAATGCCTTCCTTTGGCGACTCTTTAAGACGGCAACAAACAATGCCCTCGGAATGCCTGGAGAACATAACACAACCCTCCTTTGGTACTAGTCGAGCTGCAGCTCTGACAAGTGAATGCTTGGATAATGTGACGATGCCTTCCTTTGGTGGCGTCTCAGGTTCATTGAGAAGACAGCGAACTATGCCCTCGGAGTGCCTGGAGAACATAACACAACCTTCATTCGGAAGTAGTCGAGCTGCTGCCTTAACGAATGAGTGTTTAGACAACATTACGATGCCTTCCTTCAATGAAGTATCCGCTTCCTTAAGACGTCAGCAAACTATGCCCTCGGAATGCCTAGAGAACATAACGCAACCATCTTTCATCGACGGTCGATCAAGAGTTATGACCAACGAGTGTTTAGACAACATGACTGCGCCTTCGTTTGGCGGAGTTTCAGGTGTGTCGCGACGCCAACAATTATTGCCCTCGGAGTGCCTTGAAAATGTGACTCAACCCTCATTCGATGACATGTCGTACTACGTTAATGACAACGCAGATGCAAGTGTTGCACTTGGACGCCGTCAAACGTCGAGAAGACAGCAAAGATCACAGAATATCTGCGATGTAACAGCTCCTTCCTTTGCCAGTTCAACTCGCGGAGCAACGCGCCTTGAGGACCTGAGCATGCCCAGCTTTGGTGGCATATCGGGTGCTTCCAGAGTCCGTTCCCCAAGTCGCCGGCAACGTGAGAATATCTGCGATATTACCGCGCCGTCTTTTGCCCCGGAGAGTGTGGCAATGCCGAGCTATGCAGGACGCAGTCAATCGCAAGGAGCAACAAGGAGACATATGCGCGACCTCTGTTCGGAGTATTTGGAGGACATGACAATGCCTTCATATGCTATGAGTCAAAACACGCCACAGTTGTGGGATATAACGCCGCCGGAATGGGATTACAATAGTTATGCCAGCTACAGTCGACGACCACGCTCTGTGGATGATGGGAATGTGATGAGAAGTCTGCAAGTAAGTGGCTTCGAGTGCCTGGACGATGTAACAATGCCAACGATGCGTCGCACTCGTAGCTTTCCATGCGTacccaacagccaacagcggctgggcaacgacaacgagagcACAATGAATGTGTTGCACTTCAGCTATCAGAGCCGGCAACCCATCGATGCGGATGCCAGCTATCCGAGTGAGTTGCTGGGCAATGTGAGTGCTCCGACATACGCGAGCAATTTGAGTAGACCTCAGCGTTCGGATCGAAGTAATATGCAGAACGAAAAGCCAACGATGTTGGACTCAACATCGAACCAACGGCCACGCAATAACTTTGCACGCTCCACAGCCATTGGCGAAGAAGTTGCCACCGCCGATTCTAATGAGGAGCCCTGTCAATGTCCTGCTTCGCAAGTGGATCAAACTAGCAGCCAAATAAGACAGAATGCGAGTGAGAAGCAGGCATCGAATCAAAGCATTGCCAAGCAAGAGGATGGATCTGCTGCCAAGAAGGAAGTAACGATTATTGCGTCTGTGACATCGATGACACGCATCTATATGAAGAAAAACGATGACAGCAACTATCAGAATATTAACGATATATCGATGCCATCGGAATATCAAAGTGGTGCCAATAAAACAATGTTTATCACGAACATCAGTGAACCGAGCTTTACCAATCTATCTGCCACGAATCCAAATTATAATGCCACAGCACAAACATCGACAACGCTCCCAACTCCCCAGCCAGTGCGTGACAATCCAAATAATGCTAGAAAATGTGTGGCAAACAATCGAGTTGAGGCTAGACCAAAatgctgttgcagcaacaattgtcgCCGATATCGCAAATCGCGGCAATCGACGATGAAAACTCGTCATAATCCtgactttaaataa